In Poecilia reticulata strain Guanapo linkage group LG11, Guppy_female_1.0+MT, whole genome shotgun sequence, the genomic stretch CACCTCCATGCAGGCAggccaaaaaatatttaagtttggTTCcatctttcacataaaatcccaataaaatcaaTTGAAGTTTCTGATTCTGATTTGAAAAAAGTCTAAGATATGTGCCTATTTTTGCTAGGCACCATAACTATATTTGCATATATAACATAATGTTTTCACAATTCTGTCTTGGATAAAGCAGGAATAGAAGAGATAATGATGAGAGATGATAGAGTTTACCAGTGGAGCTGAAGAGATATGCAACCCAGACGTTAAAAAGGTGTCATCTTTGCGAACTAAAGGGTTGTTTTGCGTTTGACTGAGGCCCCAGGAGAAGGAGCGGTTGTGAACCACGGTGGCTGAGCGACCCCGCTGGAGAATCTGGTCCATGGACTAGTAAAAAGAAGGTAAAGAGCGAGACTCACATTGAAATGCTATTGAAGGAAATACTCTGACACAGACAAATCAAGATAGTAACACAAAACGTGGAACTAAACTAAACGGCGGCGTTGCTGAAGAACGCTGCTGCTTACATTATAGTTGTTGTCGTCTGCTGATGGTGTAACTGCGATTCCTGTTCTGGTTTGTCCTGCTGAGCTCCTGCTGGTTCTAGAAAAGTGAGGGGGCCGATTAAAACCGTCTGAGTGGAGAAAAGACAAATTTCAGTTTACCCCTCTCAGACAACGTGATGTTACAGTCTATGTTTAAGAGACGTATGAGTGCTAAAAGACAATTACTGTagcaaacaaatatatttttgaacacAGTAAACCGTGGGAGATAGCAAAGAAATAAGTTGTCATACTTGAAGTGTGAGCTACGGGGTTATACGGAGGTTTTCCTAAGCGGTAACCAGGTTGTGGACTCATCTTCTCCGTTGTGATTGGGTTAGACGGATTGGTAGCCTCGGTTTTAGCGACCTCCAGGTGTGAAGGCTTATGGTTTGTCTCGCCTGTCTCctcattgtgtgttttcctctcgTTGTGGGATGCTGCAGGGCCTTGCTCTTCTTTATCATCCTTCCTTGAACTGGGTTTCTCCTGGCAATCTCCACAGGTTCTGTTGTTTGGTAGTCTCAACGTCCCTTGGTGTGTTCTCCTTTCCAGCATCATCTAAAAGGAATTTAGAAGATTGAACAATTTTAATACCTTTGaccaaataaactttaaacatatTATATGGCATAcgggatttttattttagtaatgttTTAATCACCTCGTATAATTTGTTGCGGTACTGAATCACAGATAATTGCACGTCGTCGTCCACTGCCAAGACTACATCGTAGTTGAGAGCTGGCTCTTTGGCTGGGTTATGGAATCtaaggggtggggggggaaactgcattttaaatattatttccatCATTAATATTATATACAGGTGAGATGTTATTAATGACTATtgcaacagaaacagaatttcTGATTAATCCACATTTTTTACACCGATCTCTTAACCACTTGTCATCATCATTGTTCTAACCCCTTTGATATTTAGCATATCATGTGTGTCAGATGTGCAAATCTACTGCAGTGAGATTTCATCTGACTGACCAAACACATTACAGCACTTATTTAATTCTGTGACAGTGTAAAAAACCTTAATATAAATGCGTCTTTTATTGCACTTTAAAGGCAAAAAGACATCTATAATCTATACATTAGTAGTACAGCTGGAGAGCAAAGAGCTAAGTGAAATTAGAGACCACAAATCATCAAAGTAAGCAACCAAAAGAAGACAGAGATTCCTCAATAATAATTTTCCCACGCAGAAAACCTCAGCACTGCCATTGTAGTTGCATTGTAAGTTTTAATACCTGGATACATATGGGTGATGAAGAGCCTGCTCTGCAGTCAGCCGCTTGTCCGGgttaaaaactaacaaaccCTTCAGCAGGTCAAGGGCATCAGGAGGCACAGACGGCTGGAGAAGATCCTCCAAAGGCACCTGTGGTCTGGTGAAAGACAAGTATGTCATgagtcagatatttaaaataaataaaattacacagcaGAGGACATGACAACTCTGAGgtgttcaaatgaaaacatttaccatattttccgctctataaggcgcacctaaaaaccttcaatttcctcaaaagccgacagtgcgccttattgAGCAACAAcaggtaagcagccgccgacttcattttcgcccgtagaagaagcacgcggtgcatgctgggacaGTTGTCAGAACgatggtttgttaataaagtttgagtgacctatctacctaccgaccatctagaatcaggtcgtctgcaggtcattaacaccacgttctccacgaacatgctgtgcgcgaacggagaagggtgaccatcgtccggccaagttttaaaataggccattcattgaaggtgtgttttataatccggtgtgccttatagtgcagaaaatacagaaattatgTCTCTACACCTGTACATCCAGAGAAAAGAACTGGTAATGTATTTACACAGCAGGATGAATTCAATGCATATCAAATCTTTCcaggttttctaaaaaaaaaaaaaaaaaacaccttctaATAAAAGGTATTGTATCTTCTGAATCTAGAATAAAAtgtcaaggggtgtgaatattttttcaaaacactgaATACCACAATAACAACAAACCTGCCATATACTGTATATTAGAGACATAGTTCTCCTAACTTCacacagaataaatacaatttgcAATCACTGGAGGTCACTATAACACATCTTAATGTACACAACatagaaaaagacaaagtctGTTGATATATGTCTCCACAAAAGGATTTCAAacaaacacagtaaaaaaaacaaaaaaaaacagtcttacTTCAGTAACATTCTCTGAATGACAGAAGATCCATATTCAGACTTGATGGCAAGAATATCTGGaataacaaatgtatttattcagtccaatccaaaaaaaaataagttgttgGGTATGTGACATTTTGACATTATCTGCTACCTTCTGGGCTGGGGTGAGGTATGGCACTCATGATCTTCTCTACTTGGTTGATGGTCGAAGTTCCAGGAAACAAAGCTTTTCCAAGCAGCATTTCTCCAAGGATGCAGCCGAGGCTCCACATATCCACACCGTTGGTGTACCTTTGGACAAGATTACAGCATAAGAGATTAAAGCGTAAAGTGTGATTAATCTGCAATGCTCCTCCTTCCCGAGAGTCAAGACCAACAGTGGttaaaatatcttacaaaaACGTGGTtaggttaaaaataaagttctttgTGCCATTTAAAGCTAAGctgaggattttatttaggggtttGTCTGTcccataaaaatcacaaaaacgcATTAACATTTGCAATGTCCTGTAGACATAATTCCACTCTAAGTATGAATACTGTCCTGATTTTTTTGACTCCCCAGTTCTTAAGCTTGTTCTTTGGTTAAAGACAGGCATATAAGCTATGTTTctcttcaaataaattaaactgaaggaaaaaaaaaaggcagcttgGATGCAGTTCGGATGGTGGCAACAGATGCTCATCACAGCTGATACCTTGTTGATCCCAGCAGGATCTCAGGAGCCCGATACCACCGCGTTGCCACATACTCCGTCAGAGCCGGGTTCCCACTGTCCTCCTGGATCTGGTTGAGAGATCTGGCTAAGCCGAAGTCACAGAGCTTGACGACGCAGTCTGTGTCCAGAAGTACGTTGGAAGGCTGCGAATGTAACAAATTTAGAGTGATCGCAGGCCGTTTCACGGCGCCGTCgcttcaaacaaaaagaaatacgGGTATGTTTTAAAAGCGCCTCACTTTTTCATCTCTGTGAATAACGTTTCCTGAATGGAGGTACTTGTTGGCCTTGAAGAGCTGGTACATAACGTAACGCTTGTGAATGTCCTTAAGAAGAGAGCCTTTCTTAATCACAGCATGTAAGTCGGTAtctgggagaaaaacaaagaggaagagcGACAGCTTACAGCTGAGACTTTAAATGCATAATACTGTCTGTGTCTGAACAGAAATTCTCATTCtggtttttaatgtaaaagtgCAGATGTTTAATATGGGCGGATGGATAGAAAGATGGAATGAGAAGGCCACCCTCAAAAATCCTCCAAACGTCTTTCTGTCATATTGTTAAGTTTTAATAGTTCATATTTAATAAGGCAATTTACGCATACTAATACATACCCATGTACTCAAAGATGAGATAAATGTCTTTGTCATTTTGGGCTCGGATGACGTTTAAGAGTTTGATGATGTTGGGATGATCTCCGAACTCCTGCACAGGGATTATCGTTTTTAATAGCAGAATCACAGAGAGCGCGGCACAGATTTTCTCTGACCTGTAATAAGCAGCAGGTAACGCAACAGCAAAGTGTAATAGAAACAACACATAAAGTGTCCAAACTGTTGTAAAACTTCCACCATAAAACACAGCACTGGAGAAGTGACGCAGAGCAGGGAGAGATGAATTTGGCCCCATGAAGCTGATTTCACccaaggagaaagaaaaatgtgtttcttataAATCTTTCTTATAAAAAATTATCTGAACACGATGACAGGAATTTTAATATCACATTACAGTTTACGGTGTCACGTTCCAGACGAATGAATTATAAATGAACCGTTTCCTGCTAAGCCAAAGATTTTGACCCACATTTTTAATGCGGCGTACATTAGAGGATGAAACAGGAGACTAATTTGATAAATAAGTGGCGACGTATCAGACACACGTCTGAATATATTTTAGGCAATATATCTCTTTCAAACGTCAATATGAGTGTTACCTGAAGGAACATGATTTCTCTGAATGTCCGCTgtagaaacagaaaaggaaagaaaactgcATTCATGACGTGAACTTTACAGGCAAGATGATGCAATGAACTGGGCAAACACAATCCTCCTGCTCTAATTAATAATTAGCTGTCTTCCCTGAAGGTGAAGGACGTTTATACAGAGAGGTTGTATTGCAGATCAGAAGCTCTCGTCTGAGACAGACAACAGTCCTGGCAGTCTTATTCACATCACAGAATAATATCATAACGTTAGTGTCACTATattatttccatgttttctggtgttatttgaattaaaatatgcaagagCAGCAAGAGTGCTTTGTGATCATCTTATGATCACTTACATTTacaatgaaaaacagttttaccCACCTGCGCATCTGTCCTGTTTCTGAAAGcatcaaagatttttttcactgcCACAGTCGTCCCCGTCTGTCGGTCGACTCCTTTCCATACAATGCCGTAGGCCTAAAACAGGAAGGACACTTCGTCAAACTGGTTCTAACACTTCCacttttgagtttaaaaagcctttttctACTGGCAGCGAAGGACATTTGGTATAAGTGTAAAACGAAATGTGCACCAAATGGGAAAACAacaccagatttgtttttagtttgaattaaaaatatctaaattcaGTTGCATGCATTACAGATCTATAAGGTACATCTTATGCTCTAGTGCACATATGTCAaagtcaaggcccgcgggccacatccgGCCCGCTAATCAATTATCTATGGCCCcctgaatgatatttaattactatGAGAACCGGCCCGCAAGCCAGAGCCGCCCGCTCGTGTTTTGCCCGCAAacactacatttcccataatgcaacGGTAGCCCGCGAAGTGACTACAGCGCGCCCAAACGGCTTCATTATTCATCAGCTCAGAGCMTCACCCCGAACATTGATGAACTTGTACAAAAGATGAGACACCTCCAAGTATCAGGCTCAGCCTCAGACAAGTGAGCATCACAGAGCAGTAacgtattttcagtttataagtttcagttaaatttttacatttgtttctacaagacgtgatttttctttgaatgaagtattgttttgtctgtgtgccatatatttttgtattttattttattttattgtatttatttttcagttgaatggaTTCAGGTAAAATTGCAGATAAGAGCCATGAGAAAGAATAcaactgatttgatttatttttttactttactatttGAAAGCAGTGATCGGTAGGATCATAGAGCAGCACACtaatgcattttcagtttataatgcatgcactttgatttatgcatttatcttgatattaagaaacatatattgtttttaaaaacaattaaatttgttgctgtttgcctcttgaaaaatgttttcccttgaaGTTACTGACAGAGccataacaaaatattgctttattcatttaatcgttaaataatatacactgtgttaggtcttggttcaataggctatgtgcaatcatttcaatatgttttaataaacattaaaccagtccggccctcggcttgtagcaaatttggtttttttggccctctgtgtatttgactttgacatcccTGCTCTAGTGGTAATCTCCCACTGGGAAAGATAAACTTTCCAAGACACAAAACAATGGATGGATTAGTTAACAGGTGCCTGGACACCAGACATGTCAAAGGTCCCCCATGCTTTGTTACACAAGACAGTAAGACTAAAAGAGAAGCAAAATATCTTCAGCTGACATGgttcacttttagttttttgtttgattctgATTGTTCTTGATTTGGTTAGTTTTCCACCTTTTCACTCTCTGATCCCCTTTATGATGGTCTTTAATGTCTGTTCAGTTGCTTGGATCTTTATGTCGTATTGCATCGTTCTGGAAATGTCTAATTGTTTAGGGAGTTGATTTTTATTAGGTCCTGTTTTATCAAAGCAGGTATCAAGGCATAATCATATGGAAATACttgtcagagttgatggaaagataaatggagcaaaaataCAGGACACTCTaggaagaaaacatgtcagaggCAGTAAAAGACTCAACACTGGAGAGGAGCAGCATAACAACTTTAAATATGGATTAGATCAAAATGCACGCGTGCATTcgatggcccagtcaaagtttagaCCTAAACTAAGCAACAAAAACctgtcacaaaaatgtttgatcACAGATCTTTCCCATCAAATCTGGCTGAGCTGAAGCTATTTAGCAAAGAATAAAGGTAAAAaacatctcttctttttttgcaaagctgctacaaacatttcccaaaagACATGCAGCTAATTGCTGCAAAAGGCAGTCCTACTAAATACTAACACAAagaagcactttaaaacaattaGTGAGTAAAAATGGCTGAAAGCAATTAATTATTTCCTtacacttcacaattatgcgcCACATTCAACAAATACATTGAAATATGGAGGTAAAATATGACAGGATCCAAACACCCTCCAATAGGAACTGACTGCCTTTGCATCAATTCctatttgatatatttaaaaaaataaaaaataaaaaaaaatatatatatatagcctcTCATTTGTAAAATACACTCTTGATACCAGTGTTATTGAAAGCGAGGCAAAAGTTTTGAGCCCAGAGAAACAGGAGGTCAAGCATAACACAGGCAGGGCATCAGAATACAGTGTTATTGTACTGAGGCCAGTGGATCAGATTCACACAACACTTGAGGGTCTTTGCGTATGACGAGCTTAGGCTCGGATAGTGGTGTATAACAGTAGTTATTTTGCATTAGAAAAATCATATATGCTTCTTTAAATCTACTTAGAGTGTTTTTAACTGCCCTTTGGTCTGATCCCTCACAGCCACAGCGCCACAGGTCATATGCAAACAAGTTGAACAGCTGGGGAGCATGAGTCATAGTCTCTTCTAGTTTAAGGAGCTGGCAGGTTCACTGAGCATTTACCAGCAGACTGTCTAAAAACGAGAGCATCAATTTGCAAACCTCTGTGAAATGAGAATGGCAAGAAACCAGTCAGTCAGAGTTTCTGTGTTTGCCATAagtaaggaaaacaaaagggcTGGACCTGCTGATCTAACATCAGCTGATCTGCTAGGAGAGAAAATAAACCACTTTCTTGCAACACTGGTGTTAACTGAGGACCATAAGTCTAGAGAATCTGAGGAATTTTTGCAACGTGATTGCACAGGAAAGCTGAAAACAATTTGCTTCAGAGGAAAGTTTCCCTTAATGTCATACATTCCCTTTGCTATTGGAGATCATTGCATGGATCAATGATCTTCAATGAATAACGCAAATCATAGTTAAGATAGTTATAAAACATTCTTACCCCTTTTCCGATTCTCTTCCTGATTTcatatttgagaaaaatgtgCTCCTCCACTTCTGACACTTTTACTGACTCAaactttttgctcattttttgtttgtccatcTGAGCCAGTGCTTCACATAgaaaccatcatcatcatcatcactctCCTGGATTATTCCTGCGGGTAATGAACCAAAAGTCAAATGTGCGACATTCACCCGTTTCGTAGTTTATATGTTATTAATGCAACAGTGGAGAACTACGGTGGGATTACCTGACAACTCTCTAGCGACCACCCCGCTCAGACGCCACTTTTCACAACTACATTTGCTGCTTGTCAGGTAAAATGTTAGcttccattttctttcagcGACTGAAAAAGTCTCTCTTTGGTATAATCTGCCAAATTTCAGCGTTAACCCTCGCTCCTACCTAACGTTTGACGTACCTTCTTGCTCCTTTACGTGGATTTGTGGCTACTCGTTGTTATAGTAACAAAAACGCGACTGGTTCTTAAAGGAGCCGcagcatagttttttttttcattcccccctttttttttacagtggtaaaaaagcagaagtaaaGTCTACTTTTTATACTTACCGACTTTGATACATTTCGGAGTGTTTAAGATTTATTAAATCACAGCTATTGAGTGTTTGGCATAGTTATACAACGAAAATCTAGTTTATTTCAATACTTTCTATCCGTGCAGGATCTTCATTATTATTTCAACCACAACCAAAGTAAAACTAAGATGTTCAACAGTGAGAGGTTTGTGTGGGAATAAAGATCTAagattgatgaaaatgtatccTTTGTCTGATCTTTAAGTCTGAAGTATTACTGAACTAGCATAGTTGGCAGTTTTCCAAGTTTTCGAAGCTTCATACATGCTTATTATTGACACATTCCTCTCAtctactttaaaacaaaaaaatctttctttctcAAGCAAATATCTGACTTTTCCTGAAATTTACAGATTTCAGTTGACACTGAAAGGCCGGTTCTGGAGCAGCATTTTTCTTCCCTGTTGAAACCCTCTCAGTCCACAGTTGTCCAAGACTGCAGCTTCAATGTGAACAGCAACAGTTGTGATTCAGCATCTTCCcggttgttgttttctttgtcgtCTTTGAAAAACTTA encodes the following:
- the mapk15 gene encoding mitogen-activated protein kinase 15, whose translation is MDKQKMSKKFESVKVSEVEEHIFLKYEIRKRIGKGAYGIVWKGVDRQTGTTVAVKKIFDAFRNRTDAQRTFREIMFLQEFGDHPNIIKLLNVIRAQNDKDIYLIFEYMDTDLHAVIKKGSLLKDIHKRYVMYQLFKANKYLHSGNVIHRDEKPSNVLLDTDCVVKLCDFGLARSLNQIQEDSGNPALTEYVATRWYRAPEILLGSTRYTNGVDMWSLGCILGEMLLGKALFPGTSTINQVEKIMSAIPHPSPEDILAIKSEYGSSVIQRMLLKPQVPLEDLLQPSVPPDALDLLKGLLVFNPDKRLTAEQALHHPYVSRFHNPAKEPALNYDVVLAVDDDVQLSVIQYRNKLYEMMLERRTHQGTLRLPNNRTCGDCQEKPSSRKDDKEEQGPAASHNERKTHNEETGETNHKPSHLEVAKTEATNPSNPITTEKMSPQPGYRLGKPPYNPVAHTSNGFNRPPHFSRTSRSSAGQTRTGIAVTPSADDNNYNSMDQILQRGRSATVVHNRSFSWGLSQTQNNPLVRKDDTFLTSGLHISSAPLNQRSSSQAREARPPPRFSKKVFQNNCNVAGAGDPRAKLGSYTQAYGTINKTELDNLIRCRHHKQ